A genomic window from Silene latifolia isolate original U9 population chromosome 11, ASM4854445v1, whole genome shotgun sequence includes:
- the LOC141615184 gene encoding uncharacterized protein LOC141615184: MDIAEPYQPDRCLRQFGYVQIIPNPIMRLTAHRPASGIGYEVRAGVAETDHLWDCWEDHVVQLSRKSRPVSFPGETEPDYVTWYNGNSHPLIIDPDHRDAPAPHEDFDIPAETARAVMFQFYEAKKIKDDKKQLAFLRKMMKNVDPLIERAGDIIRQRGPRQTPGDVVQRRADGVYTDSDEEDDK, encoded by the exons ATGGACATAGCGGAGCCGTACCAGCCTGATCGGTGTTTACGACAGTTTGGGTATGTGCAGATCATACCCAATCCCATTATGAGATTGACAGCGCATCGTCCAGCTTCGGGGATAGGGTACGAGGTTAGGGCTGGGGTTGCGGAGACTGATCATCTTTGGGATTGCTGGGAGGATCACGTGGTTCAGCTTTCTCGTAAATCGAGACCAGTTAGTTTCCCGGGTGAGACGGAGCCAGATTATGTGACTTGGTATAATGGGAATTCTCACCCGTTGATCATTGATCCCGACCACCGTGACGCCCCCGCGCCACATGAGGATTTTGATATCCCTGCTGAG ACTGCACGTGCTGTAATGTTTCAGTTTTACGAGGCCAAAAAAATTAAGGATGACAAGAAACAGCTTGCCTTCCTCCGCAAGATGATGAAGAACGTCGACCCATTGATTGAGAGGGCTGGGGATATCATACGTCAGCGAGGACCTcgtcaaacacccggtgatgttgTTCAGCGTAGAGCAGATGGTGTGTACACTGATAGCGATGAAGAGGATGATAAGTAG